One genomic window of Bacillus mycoides includes the following:
- a CDS encoding BA_1872 family lipoprotein, translating to MKLLRSFLIFTLVVLLSACNTATKVTKVQKNGETTLTIGSLQGYYDVQTLKAEKGNVEIPYEAAVEEGTILLQVTKDDKVIYEEEVTSQKEGLLSFEAPKPGSYDLIVRVKGEEEKAKGIQIHTKL from the coding sequence ATTTCTCATTTTCACTCTTGTTGTATTGTTAAGCGCATGTAATACAGCAACAAAAGTCACAAAGGTTCAAAAAAATGGCGAAACGACTTTAACAATTGGTTCTTTGCAGGGGTATTACGATGTACAAACGCTTAAAGCTGAAAAAGGAAATGTGGAAATTCCTTATGAGGCAGCAGTTGAAGAAGGTACGATTTTATTGCAAGTCACAAAAGACGATAAGGTCATTTATGAAGAAGAAGTCACTTCTCAAAAAGAAGGTTTGCTTTCTTTTGAAGCGCCAAAACCCGGATCATATGATTTAATTGTACGTGTGAAGGGTGAAGAAGAGAAAGCAAAAGGAATTCAAATACATACAAAGCTATAA
- a CDS encoding EndoU domain-containing protein: MEAIHEAYSNKRCISGRLYSGKTSEGMEIRFVLINDKIITVYPMY, translated from the coding sequence ATGGAAGCCATTCACGAGGCTTATAGCAATAAAAGATGTATAAGTGGAAGATTATATTCTGGTAAAACATCTGAAGGAATGGAAATTAGGTTTGTTCTTATTAATGATAAGATTATAACTGTTTATCCAATGTATTAA
- a CDS encoding Yip1 family protein produces METPENQFKRALNPWFSIWTKPRDTMKEIFISKPKNVFLLILLGSFVQTLDRASSKNMADSISSPFSIISIVIFGTFVVFLTYYFLLPALFNWVAKKLGGQGTFEKTRYSVAYSYIPYVYSLILVWMPSFFLFGIENFTSETPKMDSSITLTILFLIFAIIDVVIGIWTIIISLKCLGEAHQFSAWKALLTIIVSFMIIILPLVIIVFLIVGVITL; encoded by the coding sequence ATGGAAACTCCAGAAAATCAATTTAAACGTGCACTTAATCCTTGGTTCTCCATTTGGACAAAACCACGTGATACAATGAAAGAAATTTTTATATCCAAACCTAAGAATGTGTTTTTACTCATTTTATTAGGCTCATTCGTACAGACTTTAGATCGAGCATCTTCTAAAAATATGGCGGATTCAATAAGTAGTCCATTTTCAATAATCTCAATAGTTATATTCGGTACCTTCGTTGTTTTCTTAACTTATTATTTTTTGCTACCAGCGTTATTTAATTGGGTGGCAAAAAAACTTGGTGGACAAGGTACCTTTGAAAAAACACGTTACTCAGTTGCCTATTCTTATATCCCTTACGTTTATTCTCTTATATTAGTTTGGATGCCTTCATTTTTCTTGTTTGGGATAGAAAACTTTACGAGTGAGACACCGAAAATGGATAGTAGCATAACTTTAACGATTTTGTTTCTTATTTTTGCCATAATTGATGTAGTTATTGGAATTTGGACAATCATTATTTCCTTAAAATGTTTAGGAGAAGCACACCAATTTTCAGCATGGAAAGCATTATTAACAATAATAGTGTCCTTTATGATTATCATTCTTCCTTTGGTAATAATAGTATTTCTTATAGTAGGGGTTATAACCCTTTAA
- the blaIII gene encoding class A beta-lactamase BlaIII encodes MFVLNKFFNILHYKKIVPVVLLSCVSLIGCSNSNTQSEPPKQANQTNQIKQKNTGNQSFAKLEKEYDAKLGIYALDTGTNQTVAYHSDDRFAFASTSKSLAVGALLRKNSLEALDQRITYTHEDLSNYNPITEKHVDTGMTLKELADASVRYSDSTAHNLILKQLGGPSEFEKILREMGDTVTTSEQVEPELNEVHPGETHDTSTPEAIAKTLQSFTLGTALPIEKRELLVDWMKRNTTGDNLIRAGVPKGWEVADKTGAGSYGTRNDIAIIWPPNKKPIVLAILSNHDKEDAKYDDKLIADATKVVLNTLKATE; translated from the coding sequence ATGTTCGTTTTAAACAAGTTCTTTAACATTTTACATTACAAAAAGATTGTACCTGTAGTATTACTTTCATGTGTATCACTTATAGGCTGTTCCAATAGTAACACTCAATCTGAACCACCTAAACAAGCGAATCAAACGAATCAAATTAAACAGAAAAATACAGGTAATCAATCTTTTGCTAAACTTGAAAAAGAATATGATGCTAAGCTTGGTATTTATGCACTGGACACAGGTACGAATCAAACTGTTGCTTATCATTCAGACGATCGTTTTGCATTTGCATCTACATCTAAATCATTAGCTGTGGGCGCTCTTTTACGCAAGAACTCATTAGAAGCTCTTGATCAAAGGATTACGTATACTCATGAAGATCTTTCTAATTATAATCCAATTACTGAAAAGCATGTTGATACAGGAATGACGTTAAAAGAACTTGCAGATGCTTCTGTTCGATATAGTGATAGCACAGCACATAATTTGATTCTTAAACAGTTAGGGGGTCCCTCTGAATTTGAAAAAATCTTGAGAGAAATGGGAGATACTGTTACTACTTCAGAACAAGTTGAACCTGAATTAAATGAAGTGCATCCAGGAGAAACACATGATACCAGTACACCAGAAGCGATAGCTAAGACACTTCAATCATTTACATTAGGAACTGCACTTCCAATAGAAAAACGTGAGCTATTAGTAGATTGGATGAAGAGAAATACAACTGGAGATAATTTGATTCGCGCTGGCGTACCAAAAGGATGGGAAGTAGCTGATAAAACAGGCGCGGGATCTTACGGAACAAGAAATGACATCGCAATTATTTGGCCACCAAATAAAAAGCCGATTGTTCTTGCTATACTTTCTAATCATGATAAAGAAGATGCTAAATACGATGATAAACTTATTGCAGATGCAACCAAAGTCGTGTTAAATACCTTAAAAGCTACGGAATAA
- a CDS encoding helix-turn-helix domain-containing protein, with protein MELIKVLGERIRFLRKEQNLSQERLGELSDIHTNHIGAIERGEKNVTIESLAKITRGLGITLEELFHGL; from the coding sequence ATGGAACTCATCAAAGTATTAGGCGAACGTATTCGATTCCTAAGGAAAGAACAAAACTTAAGTCAAGAACGTTTAGGAGAATTATCCGATATACATACAAATCATATAGGTGCCATTGAACGTGGTGAAAAAAACGTTACAATAGAAAGTTTAGCAAAAATAACACGTGGATTAGGTATTACTTTAGAAGAATTATTTCATGGCCTTTGA